The Cydia amplana chromosome 9, ilCydAmpl1.1, whole genome shotgun sequence genome includes a region encoding these proteins:
- the LOC134650635 gene encoding ecdysone oxidase-like isoform X1, with product MWPTWMRARNVLGIVRVVQAILAALPAIYLSTRMPPQAIVLDEAEYDFIIVGAGTAGCVLANRLSEVAEWRVLLIEAGGDPPVESQLPGLYYYIIGSRLDWNYQTVNDGYSSQAHKNKSIKLTRGKMLGGSSSANLMLHVRGNPEDYNSWARDNPGWGWDTALKYFIKSENMKDDKIMNSRFRKFHGTSGPMGVTRKSDPESNQLYFNAFRELGYEILLDANTDKQLVFSEGQYIVADGVRQSTATAFLGPISHRPNLHVLKHTLVTKVIMDGATAVGVEALTAAGKTITIKTNKDVILSAGAINTPQILMLSGIGPRKHLKEFDIDVIADLPVGENLHDHITAPVYFTAERSEPEDAPLDLHGVGATITGYVSLDKSKAVPDYQVSAYPTGSGKDALWYCGSVYHLDDEVCDALDKALEGFKSLFTEINLIQPVSRGHVRLLSKDPTHPPEIYLGYYKNDTDLDIHARSIQDYLRVLNTTSLRGVGAKVVDLKLKGCTGLRFGSHDYWRCYAREIACTVWHPVGSTAMGLVVDPRLRVRRTERLRVVDAGVMPTITSGNTNAPVAMIAEHAADIIKKDHGVPT from the exons ATGTGGCCGACATGGATGCGCGCGCGCAACGTGCTAGGGATCGTGCGCGTCGTGCAAGCGATACTGGCGGCGCTGCCCGCCATCTACCTGAGCACGCGTATGCCGCCGCAAGCAATAGTGCTAG ATGAAGCCGAGTACGACTTTATAATCGTGGGCGCGGGCACGGCCGGCTGCGTGCTGGCCAATCGACTCTCAGAAGTGGCAGAGTGGCGCGTTCTGCTGATAGAAGCTGGCGGAGACCCACCTGTGGAGTCCCAG CTTCCAGGACTATACTACTACATCATCGGGTCCAGATTAGACTGGAATTACCAAACAGTCAACGATGGCTACTCCAGCCAAGCGCACAAGAACAAGAGCATCAAGCTGACGCGCGGCAAGATGCTGGGCGGCTCCAGCAGCGCCAACCTCATGCTGCACGTGCGCGGCAACCCCGAGGACTACAACTCCTGGGCCCGGGACAACCCCGGCTGGGGCTGGGACACCGCGCTCAAGTACTTCATCAAGAGCGAGAACATGAAGGATGATAAAATCATGAACTCCCGCTTCAGAAAGTTCCACGGAACCAGCGGACCGATGGGCGTCACTAGGAAATCTGATCCGGAGAGTAACCAGTTATATTTCAATGCATTCCGAGAGCTGGGATACGAGATATTGTTGGATGCGAATACTGATAAGCAGCTTGTGTTCTCTGAAGGACAGTATATCGTTGCCGACGGCGTGCGCCAGAGTACTGCCACAGCTTTTCTAGGACCAATATCCCATCGACCTAACCTACACGTTCTCAAACATACTCTAGTCACAAAAGTTATCATGGATGGTGCGACCGCTGTGGGGGTCGAAGCTTTAACTGCAGCTGGCAAAACAATaacaattaaaactaataaagacGTCATTCTATCAGCAGGGGCTATTAACACACCACAAATTCTGATGCTCTCAGGAATTGGTCCAAGAAAGCATCTTAAGGAGTTCGATATTGATGTCATTGCTGATTTACCAGTTGGAGAAAACTTGCACGACCATATTACTGCGCCAGTTTACTTTACAGCTGAACGCAGCGAGCCGGAAGATGCACCACTAGACTTGCATGGCGTAGGCGCTACCATCACTGGATACGTATCCCTTGACAAATCGAAAGCGGTACCGGACTATCAAGTCTCAGCGTACCCTACAGGCTCCGGCAAAGATGCCCTCTGGTACTGTGGAAGCGTATACCATTTAGATGACGAAGTCTGCGATGCTTTAGATAAAGCGCTAGAAGGCTTCAAGAGTCTATTCACCGAGATAAACCTGATCCAGCCTGTTTCACGCGGACACGTGCGTTTACTAAGCAAAGATCCTACACACCCACCGGAAATTTACTTAGGATATTACAAAAACGATACAGATTTAGATATCCACGCGAGAAGCATACAGGATTACTTGCGCGTGTTGAATACAACTAGTCTAAGAGGCGTTGGAGCGAAAGTAGTAGACCTCAAATTAAAAGGATGCACTGGTTTAAGATTCGGTAGTCACGATTATTGGAGATGTTATGCGCGAGAGATAGCGTGTACGGTATGGCATCCAGTGGGGTCGACGGCGATGGGGCTTGTGGTGGACCCGCGGCTGCGCGTGCGCCGGACGGAGCGGCTGCGCGTGGTGGACGCCGGCGTCATGCCCACCATCACCAGCGGGAACACCAACGCGCCCGTGGCGATGATCGCGGAGCACGCTGCAGATATCATCAAGAAAGACCACGGAGTGCCCACTTAG
- the LOC134650781 gene encoding uncharacterized protein LOC134650781, translating to MSVHGDSEAEPATVDMFRVARGYAIFRLENIESSDLRGYDESDIKDLEKDFHKAQLSILRPLKPERRAEEYEVTREFEKTATAAPSNNMSSTSKSSSNTVLTAMAGENTIFFATARMLIRDSSGVFRPVRALLDGASACNLISKSCAEMLGFETSGQHTVFGIGNSPNQTFGSLSCEVKPMGNKPSSLSTKLEAFVLSPVCADQPPQPVDSSGWSHTKNLSLADPDFARPAPVDLLLNAQVFVSSLLPGIRRGESGQPTLLKTIYGWVVMGECDASQLTSSALVSSRNNNKHCFFVSSPSQILSLDDSIKKFWELENVSSPTKPVVSEEDQRCEDYFREKYYRNEDGRFVVPLPFVDPANKPTFLNSREIALKRFTSLERKLNSNPEFKRAYVEFMDDYESRGHLEEVAPPSTSEGHFYYIPHHGILRDSVTTPLRVVFDASAKDANEKSLNATLFAGPKLQTNIFDLLTRFRWHAVVFTGDVKQMYRQILVPEEDAEFQRILWRPSTVGPVRDYRLKTVTYGVSAAPFQALRTMAQLASDSAANYPGGSTVLARDIYVDDVVTGADSVEQARSLQAELTNILSSGGFHLRKWTSNSSEFLESLPSSDLYSEDFKHFEEMTDISLKILGLLWQPQSDSFRFRVASTPNGRCTKRTILSEIARIFDPLGFLSPVTFLAKYLMQLLWVSGVSWDGDVPESIRLEWQEFKTQLSSLSAVDVPRRLVGKFDVLHLHGFCDASERGFCAVIYCRTVTEDSDVDVQLVCAKSKVAPLRKLSVPRLELLAAVLLSDLMASVVEALKPFHSVDRVFAWSDSSVTLTWIKSCPSRWKTFVANRVCHIQDVIPPDSWHHVRTTDNPADCGSRGLLPRDLVNQTGWWNGPDWLRLPTESWPKSVLTPDRDVLHDEQKITVLVVSNDNALVDNLLEKFSSLRTLQRILAYCRRFANNARNQKTAAKLLRGPLTPLELKQSLMLFVRSVQQRCFSQEIEKISNSHSNSLPKAFRKLSPFTDDAGLLRVGGRLSRASLDFDVKHPLLLPRDSRLTFLLIDEYHRRFMHPGIQTLHNLLSQHFWVMCPKRAIYAVVSKCMKCFRVRPPGAPAPFMGDLPSYRISQLKAFSSAAVDFGGPFDIALGRGRGNKTYKGYICVFVCTATKAIHTELVTELSSDAFLAALRRFVARRGRCSRLVSDQGKNFVGANNILQRLVMDAAAHHSINFEFNPPGSPHFSGLAEAGIKAVKTHLSRVVWNQRLTYEEFSTILTQIEALLNSRPLTPLSTDPNDLTALTPGHFLTTEPLSVVPEEDLSDVRVSPLQRWKLLQKMHQDFWNKWSKEYMHTLQQRMKWHDRQPNVQVGALVLVVNEQTSPMKWPLGRIIDTHPGSDGICRVVTVRTATGLYKRPVVKLCPLPA from the exons ATGAGTGTACATGGTGATAGTGAGGCGGAGCCCGCGACCGTAGACATGTTCCGTGTCGCGCGGGGTTACGCTATATTCAGGTTAGAGAACATTGAAAGTTCGGACTTAAGAGGTTATGATGAATCGGACATAAAGGATTTAGAAAAAGACTTTCACAAGGCTCAGCTAAGCATTTTACGTCCGCTGAAACCTGAAAGACGTGCGGAAGAGTACGAAGTTACGAGGGAGTTTGAAA AGACTGCTACTGCAGCACCTAGCAATAACATGAGCAGTACTAGCAAGAGTAGTAGTAACACGGTTTTAACTGCTATGGCGGGAgagaatacaatattttttgctaCTGCCAGGATGTTAATTCGGGACAGTTCTGGTGTCTTCCGCCCAGTGCGTGCGCTTCTGGATGGTGCGAGTGCATGCAATCTTATATCAAAGTCTTGTGCTGAAATGCTAGGGTTTGAGACTTCTGGCCAACACACCGTGTTTGGCATTGGCAATTCGCCCAATCAAACATTTGGCTCACTTTCATGTGAGGTCAAGCCAATGGGTAATAAACCCTCTTCGCTGAGTACTAAGCTCGAAGCTTTCGTTTTGTCGCCGGTATGTGCTGACCAACCTCCACAACCTGTCGATTCGTCGGGTTGGTCGCACACCAAAAATTTATCGCTGGCTGATCCTGATTTTGCCCGTCCGGCGCCGGTGGACTTGTTGCTTAACGCACAGGTCTTCGTTTCGTCGTTGTTGCCCGGTATACGGCGCGGGGAATCTGGACAGCCTACTCTGTTGAAAACCATCTATGGATGGGTCGTTATGGGTGAGTGTGACGCCAGTCAGCTCACATCAAGCGCTCTCGTATCGTCTCgcaacaataataaacattgttttttcGTGTCGAGTCCCTCACAGATTTTGTCGCTCGAcgattccataaaaaaattttGGGAATTGGAAAACGTTAGTTCTCCGACTAAACCTGTCGTATCTGAGGAGGACCAACGCTGCGAGGACTATTTTCGTGAGAAATACTATCGTAATGAGGATGGCAGGTTCGTAGTTCCGTTACCATTTGTCGATCCCGCGAACAAACCTACCTTCCTCAATTCGCGCGAAATCGCTCTCAAGCGTTTCACGTCGTTAGAACGCAAATTGAATTCCAACCCTGAGTTCAAAAGGGCGTATGTGGAATTCATGGATGACTACGAGTCTCGTGGTCACTTGGAGGAAGTGGCACCTCCTTCTACGAGTGAAGGCCACTTCTATTACATACCTCACCATGGTATTCTGCGTGACTCCGTCACCACTCCTCTTCGCGTGGTCTTCGACGCCAGCGCTAAGGACGCCAACGAGAAGTCCTTAAACGCTACTCTTTTCGCTGGGCCCAAGCTTCAGACCAACATTTTCGATCTGCTCACACGCTTTCGTTGGCATGCCGTCGTCTTCACAGGTGACGTGAAACAGATGTACAGGCAGATTCTGGTTCCTGAAGAGGATGCTGAATTTCAGCGCATTTTGTGGCGGCCCTCTACTGTCGGTCCTGTGCGCGACTACCGTCTTAAAACGGTAACCTACGGGGTTTCTGCTGCGCCATTCCAAGCCCTTCGTACAATGGCTCAACTTGCTAGTGATTCTGCAGCCAACTACCCAGGTGGTTCAACCGTTCTCGCTCGTGACATCTACGTTGACGACGTCGTCACCGGAGCGGATTCTGTCGAGCAGGCGCGTTCGCTTCAAGCGGAACTTACTAACATATTGTCGTCGGGGGGTTTTCATCTCAGGAAGTGGACCTCCAATAGTAGTGAGTTCCTGGAGAGTCTTCCGTCTTCTGATCTGTACTCGGAAGACTTTAAACACTTCGAAGAAATGACTGACATTTCTTTAAAGATATTGGGCTTGCTATGGCAACCTCAATCTGATTCCTTTCGTTTTCGTGTAGCATCTACTCCTAACGGCCGATGCACAAAGCGCACTATTCTGTCGGAGATAGCTAGAATCTTCGATCCATTGGGTTTCCTGTCGCCTGTAACATTCCTCGCCAAGTATCTGATGCAGTTACTTTGGGTTTCGGGCGTCTCCTGGGATGGAGATGTCCCGGAAAGCATCAGACTGGAATGGCAGGAATTCAAAACTCAACTCTCGTCGCTGAGTGCTGTAGATGTGCCTCGCCGTTTAGTTGGTAAATTCGACGTGCTACATCTCCACGGATTTTGTGACGCGTCAGAACGTGGCTTCTGTGCCGTAATCTATTGCCGTACAGTAACTGAGGACAGTGACGTTGACGTCCAACTGGTGTGTGCTAAGTCCAAGGTCGCGCCGTTACGTAAATTGTCAGTGCCGCGTCTCGAATTGCTCGCAGCGGTTCTGCTGTCGGACTTGATGGCTTCGGTCGTGGAGGCTTTGAAGCCTTTCCACTCGGTAGATAGAGTCTTTGCATGGTCGGACTCGAGTGTGACGTTAACCTGGATCAAGTCGTGTCCGTCCAGGTGGAAAACGTTCGTGGCCAACCGTGTGTGCCATATTCAGGACGTCATCCCTCCCGACTCTTGGCATCATGTCagaaccactgacaatccagcCGACTGCGGATCGCGTGGTTTGCTTCCTCGAGACTTGGTCAATCAAACAGGTTGGTGGAACGGGCCTGATTGGCTCAGACTCCCCACTGAGAGCTGGCCTAAGTCAGTGCTGACGCCAGATAGGGATGTCCTTCACGACGAACAAAAGATTACGGTCCTCGTAGTGTCCAATGATAACGCACTGGTTGACAACTTATTGGAGAAGTTCTCGTCGCTAAGAACACTCCAACGTATCTTAGCGTATTGTCGCCGCTTCGCGAACAACGCGAGGAACCAAAAGACGGCCGCGAAGTTATTACGCGGACCTTTGACACCTCTCGAATTGAAGCAGTCACTGATGCTTTTCGTGCGCTCCGTGCAACAGCGCTGCTTTTCTCAGGAAATCGAAAAGATTTCGAATAGTCATTCGAACTCTCTTCCGAAAGCGTTCCGGAAACTGTCCCCGTTCACGGATGACGCGGGTCTCTTAAGGGTGGGCGGTCGCCTGTCGCGAGCTTCTCTCGACTTCGACGTGAAGCATCCGTTGCTTCTACCTCGCGACAGTCGTCTGACCTTCCTTCTTATCGACGAATACCATAGACGGTTCATGCATCCAGGCATCCAAACGCTTCACAACTTGTTGTCGCAGCATTTTTGGGTCATGTGTCCAAAACGGGCTATTTACGCAGTCGTGTCAAAATGTATGAAGTGCTTTCGGGTGCGGCCACCGGGTGCTCCTGCGCCATTCATGGGGGACTTACCTTCCTATCGAATATCCCAGCTGAAAGCTTTCTCGAGCGCAGCGGTCGATTTTGGTGGGCCTTTCGATATCGCTCTCGGTCGCGGACGCGGTAATAAGACGTACAAAGGTTACATTTGCGTCTTCGTCTGTACCGCCACAAAGGCCATTCACACCGAGCTTGTCACCGAGTTGTCTTCGGATGCTTTCCTCGCCGCACTTCGGCGTTTCGTCGCTCGTCGTGGTCGGTGCAGCCGGTTAGTGTCTGACCAAGGCAAAAATTTTGTCGGTGCGAACAACATCCTGCAACGTCTAGTGATGGATGCTGCTGCACACCATTCAATCAATTTTGAATTTAACCCGCCGGGTAGCCCACATTTCTCAGGACTCGCTGAAGCTGGAATAAAGGCCGTGAAAACACACTTGTCGCGTGTCGTCTGGAACCAAAGGTTGACTTATGAGGAGTTTTCGACTATTTTAACCCAAATCGAGGCTTTGCTCAACTCAAGGCCCCTCACTCCTCTTAGCACCGACCCTAATGACCTGACGGCTCTGACTCCTGGTCACTTCCTCACCACGGAGCCCCTGTCGGTCGTGCCTGAGGAAGACCTGTCGGACGTTCGGGTTAGCCCCCTCCAACGCTGGAAGCTGCTTCAGAAGATGCACCAGGACTTCTGGAACAAATGGTCGAAGGAGTATATGCATACTCTCCAGCAGCGGATGAAGTGGCACGACAGACAGCCCAACGTCCAAGTCGGCGCACTCGTGCTCGTTGtgaacgagcagacgagcccaATGAAGTGGCCCCTGGGTCGCATTATCGACACACACCCCGGATCTGACGGGATCTGTCGTGTGGTTACTGTGCGCACTGCCACAGGGTTGTACAAGCGGCCTGTGGTCAAACTGTGCCCACTGCCTGCGTAG
- the LOC134650635 gene encoding ecdysone oxidase-like isoform X2 → MPPQAIVLDEAEYDFIIVGAGTAGCVLANRLSEVAEWRVLLIEAGGDPPVESQLPGLYYYIIGSRLDWNYQTVNDGYSSQAHKNKSIKLTRGKMLGGSSSANLMLHVRGNPEDYNSWARDNPGWGWDTALKYFIKSENMKDDKIMNSRFRKFHGTSGPMGVTRKSDPESNQLYFNAFRELGYEILLDANTDKQLVFSEGQYIVADGVRQSTATAFLGPISHRPNLHVLKHTLVTKVIMDGATAVGVEALTAAGKTITIKTNKDVILSAGAINTPQILMLSGIGPRKHLKEFDIDVIADLPVGENLHDHITAPVYFTAERSEPEDAPLDLHGVGATITGYVSLDKSKAVPDYQVSAYPTGSGKDALWYCGSVYHLDDEVCDALDKALEGFKSLFTEINLIQPVSRGHVRLLSKDPTHPPEIYLGYYKNDTDLDIHARSIQDYLRVLNTTSLRGVGAKVVDLKLKGCTGLRFGSHDYWRCYAREIACTVWHPVGSTAMGLVVDPRLRVRRTERLRVVDAGVMPTITSGNTNAPVAMIAEHAADIIKKDHGVPT, encoded by the exons ATGCCGCCGCAAGCAATAGTGCTAG ATGAAGCCGAGTACGACTTTATAATCGTGGGCGCGGGCACGGCCGGCTGCGTGCTGGCCAATCGACTCTCAGAAGTGGCAGAGTGGCGCGTTCTGCTGATAGAAGCTGGCGGAGACCCACCTGTGGAGTCCCAG CTTCCAGGACTATACTACTACATCATCGGGTCCAGATTAGACTGGAATTACCAAACAGTCAACGATGGCTACTCCAGCCAAGCGCACAAGAACAAGAGCATCAAGCTGACGCGCGGCAAGATGCTGGGCGGCTCCAGCAGCGCCAACCTCATGCTGCACGTGCGCGGCAACCCCGAGGACTACAACTCCTGGGCCCGGGACAACCCCGGCTGGGGCTGGGACACCGCGCTCAAGTACTTCATCAAGAGCGAGAACATGAAGGATGATAAAATCATGAACTCCCGCTTCAGAAAGTTCCACGGAACCAGCGGACCGATGGGCGTCACTAGGAAATCTGATCCGGAGAGTAACCAGTTATATTTCAATGCATTCCGAGAGCTGGGATACGAGATATTGTTGGATGCGAATACTGATAAGCAGCTTGTGTTCTCTGAAGGACAGTATATCGTTGCCGACGGCGTGCGCCAGAGTACTGCCACAGCTTTTCTAGGACCAATATCCCATCGACCTAACCTACACGTTCTCAAACATACTCTAGTCACAAAAGTTATCATGGATGGTGCGACCGCTGTGGGGGTCGAAGCTTTAACTGCAGCTGGCAAAACAATaacaattaaaactaataaagacGTCATTCTATCAGCAGGGGCTATTAACACACCACAAATTCTGATGCTCTCAGGAATTGGTCCAAGAAAGCATCTTAAGGAGTTCGATATTGATGTCATTGCTGATTTACCAGTTGGAGAAAACTTGCACGACCATATTACTGCGCCAGTTTACTTTACAGCTGAACGCAGCGAGCCGGAAGATGCACCACTAGACTTGCATGGCGTAGGCGCTACCATCACTGGATACGTATCCCTTGACAAATCGAAAGCGGTACCGGACTATCAAGTCTCAGCGTACCCTACAGGCTCCGGCAAAGATGCCCTCTGGTACTGTGGAAGCGTATACCATTTAGATGACGAAGTCTGCGATGCTTTAGATAAAGCGCTAGAAGGCTTCAAGAGTCTATTCACCGAGATAAACCTGATCCAGCCTGTTTCACGCGGACACGTGCGTTTACTAAGCAAAGATCCTACACACCCACCGGAAATTTACTTAGGATATTACAAAAACGATACAGATTTAGATATCCACGCGAGAAGCATACAGGATTACTTGCGCGTGTTGAATACAACTAGTCTAAGAGGCGTTGGAGCGAAAGTAGTAGACCTCAAATTAAAAGGATGCACTGGTTTAAGATTCGGTAGTCACGATTATTGGAGATGTTATGCGCGAGAGATAGCGTGTACGGTATGGCATCCAGTGGGGTCGACGGCGATGGGGCTTGTGGTGGACCCGCGGCTGCGCGTGCGCCGGACGGAGCGGCTGCGCGTGGTGGACGCCGGCGTCATGCCCACCATCACCAGCGGGAACACCAACGCGCCCGTGGCGATGATCGCGGAGCACGCTGCAGATATCATCAAGAAAGACCACGGAGTGCCCACTTAG